The DNA window TCGCGGCCGTGGACGCGGCAATCGCGGCGGCCGCAAGCAGGGCGAGCGCCAGGGTGGCCAGGGCGCCGTGGCAGCGGCCGAGGCCCCCGTCGTGACGGAGATGGCGGTCGATCTGCCGGTCCCGCCGCCGGTTGCCGAAGCGCACGGCGAAGTGGTCCAGGCCGTGCCCGATGAAGCGGTCGCGCCGGCGCCGGCGAAAAAGAAAAGCGGTGCCAAACCACCGGCGCGCAAGGTGAAAGCCGCGGCCAAACCGCAGGCGGAAGAGAGCAAGCCGGCCAAGGGCGGCAAAGGCGGCAAGGCGCGCAATGCCGCGACGACGGCAGCCGCCGAACCGGCGGCGGTCGCCGCCGAGCCGGCCGCGCCGGTGGTGGTCGAGGTGGCGGAAGCCGCGCCGGCCAAGCCGGCCAAGCCCCGCGCGCCGCGCAAGCCACGCGCCCCCAAGGCCGTCGCCGAATCGAACGAGTAAAGCCCGGCAAGGGGCGGCTGCGGATCGTATAATGACAACGTTACGATCTTATTAACCAGCGCGGCGGATGCCGCCCATAAAGGTAGCCGCCTCATGCCCATCCTTTCCGCCCTCACGCTGTATCCGATCAAATCCTGCGCCGGCGTGCCGCTGCAGGAAGCCACGCTGACCACGGCGGGGTTGATGACCGAGCAGATCTACGACCGCGAATGGATGGTCGTCGACGAGGACGGCGTGGGCATGACGCAACGCGAGCATCCGCGCATGGCGCTCATCACTCCCACGCTGAAAGCCAACACCCTGGAGCTGCGCGCGCCCGGCATGCTGCGCCTGGAAATCCCGCTCGGCCTGCCCGACCCGGACCTGGCGCCGACCTTGTCCACGCAAATCTGGGACCACACCATCCTGGCCTACGACTGCGACGACCTGACGGCCGAATGGTTCACCAAGGCCATCGGCGTGCCGTGCCGCCTGGCGCGCTTCCACGCCAACGCCACCCGCGCCGTCAGCGAGACCTGGACCAAGGGCGTGCCGGCCACCACCTTGTTCTCGGACGGCTATCCGATCCTGGTGGTGGGCGAGTCCTCGCTTGACGACCTCAACGATAAGCTGCGCGGCGCCGGGCGCGAGGCGATCCCGATGAACCGCTTCCGGCCCAACCTCGTCGTCGGCGGCATCGAGGCCTTCGAGGAGGACTACGCCGAGTCGTTCCAGATGGGCGACGCGCTGCTCAAGCCGGTCAAACCGTGCCCGCGCTGTCCGATGCCGTCGATCGACCAGGCCACCGGCGTGTACGGCCCCAACCCCCTCGATCTCATGCAAGGCTACCGCGCCAAACCCGAGCTTGACGGCGCGGTCTGCTTCGGCATGAACAGCATCCTGATCACCGGCGACGGCCAACGCGTGCGCGTCGGTCAGGAAATCGTCGTTACACTGGCGTTTTAATGCACTTGGGCGGCCTAGGGCATTCCCAAGCGGCACAACTTGGCGTAATGTTGCAATGACATGAAACCGGGTGAACAGTAAGGGCAACTATGACGCAAACCGCAACTGGCAAAGTAACGACGCCGACCGACCACGCAACGCGCGCGAACGATCTGGCGGCCGAAAACCAGGCTTTGCGGGCACGCATGGCTTATCTGCTGGAACAGGCCGAACGCAACCACTCGATCATGACGCGCCACCAGGCGTTCGACCTGAACATCGTCGGCGCAGCCAATTTCCCCGAGCTGGTCGGCACCATCTTCCGCGTGCTGCCGGTGATCTCCGAGCTCGACAGCGTCACCCTGAGCCTGGTCGACGAGGGCGCCGACATCCGCGAGGTCATGCTCAAGCTGGACGTGGTGTTCGCCGATTTTCCCGACCTGATCTTCGTCGAGGAGCTCGACGGCCTCGGTTTCGACCTGGGCCAGCGCGGCCCGGGCGCGCCGCCGCCCAAGCCGTTGTTGGGCATGTACGACGCGCAGCGCCACGCGCGGCCGTTCCCGAACGCGCCGGCCGGGCTGCAAAGTGTGGCATTGGTGCCGCTGCTGCGTAACAAACGCGTCATCGGCAGCCTGAACCTGGGCAGCCGCGATCCGACCCGCTTCACGCCCAGCCTGGGCACCGACTTCATCGAGCACATGGCGTCGATCATCGCCATCTGCCTGGAAAACGTCATCAGTAACGAGATGCTCAAGTACATCGGCCTGACCGACTCGCTGACCGGCGTCTACAACCGCCGCTACATCGACCGCCGGCTGCTCGAGGAGATCGCCCGCGCGCGGCGCCAGTCGTACCCGATCTCGTTCATGTACATCGACATCGACCACTTCAAGCGCGTCAACGACACCGTCGGCCATGGCGGCGGCGACGAGGTGCTGCGCGAGGTGGCCACCCGCATCAAGAACGAGCTGCGCGCCTCCGACGCGCTGGCCCGCTTCGGCGGCGAGGAGTTCGTCGTGCTGCTGATCGACGCCAATCTGGAGAGCGCCGCCTTCGTGGCCGAGCGCATCCGCTCGAGCGTGGCCGGCACGATGATCGCGCTCACGCCGTCGCTGCAATTGTCGGTGACGGTGTCGATCGGCGTGGCCTGCCTCAATCCCGGCGACACCGACGGCGACCCGGTCACCGTGGCGCGCACCTGGATCGCCCAGGCCGACACCTTGCTGTACGTGGCCAAGGAAGCGGGCCGCAACCGCGTGGTCAGCGTGCCGCCGGAACCGGCGGACTGCCTTCCCAAATGATAGTTGTGGCAAGATTGCCGTTTCCTTAAAGTTTACTTGCAGAAATCTCCTGGCGTCACTAGTATCAGCTTGCCAATGACTATTGGTGCTCAATTGCTGGTGATGCAGACACTCATAACAGGAGATGAACATGACGATCCGCCACGCAGGCGCCGGGGCCAAGCCCGCGCCGTTGTACACATTGCTGCAACGTTTAGTCCTGGCCGCCGCGTTCGGCGCTGTCGTGCCGTTGACGACGGCGTCGGCCCAGGTCGTCGACCAGGGCACGACGGCCACCGCCTGGGGCCCGGCGACGGTCCGGGGACCGGCCGTCACGCCCGGCACCTGGCGCGCCGGCGGACCCAACCCCGAACAAGCCAACTTCAGGCTGGTCAAGGAATCGACCCACTTCGCCTTCTACTCGGACGAGACGCTGTCCGACGCCGACCTCAACCTGGCCGCCGACACGCTGGAGAACGTCGTCTGGCAAAACCTGTTCAACGCCAACCTGTTCATGCCCGAACCGTTCTTCAACCGGGCCGACAAGATCAAGCCGGCGATCCACATCCATTCCGGCTGGGGCCTGACCGGCGGCGCCTGGGTGGACAGCCAGCGCGCGCTGCACATGGGCATGTGGATCGCGCCGGCGGCGCTGCGGGACCGCTGGGGCCTGACCCACGAGTTCACGCACGGCTGGCAGTCGTGGAGCAACTACAACGGCGGCCTGGCCTGCAACCAGTCCAACACCTGCGGCTGGATCTTCGAGAGCCATGCCAACTTCACGCCGCACCAGCTGCCCGAATACCAGAGCGAGGTGCATTGCTCCGAGATGCTGCCGAACGCGCCGCACCTGTACCTCGGCTCGTCCCGCGACCGCTATTGCAATTGGCAATTCATGGAGTACCTGAAGGACAAGCATGGTTCGGAGGCGGTCACGCAGATCTGGACCACCCCGGGGGGCGACCCGTTCACCAACATCCAGACCTCGCGCGGCTGGAGCGTCTCGCAGCTCAACGACTTCATCGGCGACTGGGCCACGCACAACGTGGTGTGGGACTATAAGGCGACGCCGGCCGCCTTCCGCAACAGCTACGGCAACATCACCTCGGCCGACAAGGCCGAACGCAAGCGCAGGCTGATGCCGCTGGAGGCCCTGGACAACAATTGGACGACCAACCGCCGCTTCGCTTCGCCGTTCTACGGCGCGCCGCAGCGCTTCGGCTACAACGTTGTGCGGCTGTACCCGGTCAACGGCGCGACGACGGTGACGGTCAAGTTCCGTGGCGTCAACCAGTCGGGCTCGGACGCCGACTTCCGCTGGGCGCTGGTGGCGACCAACACGCAGTTCACGTCGGCGCGCCGCAGCGCATTGCAAAAGGGCCTGAACGCCGACCTGACGTTCGCCGTCAATCCGGGCGAGCCGCTGTTCATGGTGGTGGCGGCCACGCCCTCGGCCTTCAAGACCATCGTCTGGGACCAGGACTACAACACCATCTGGCGCTATCCGTACATGATCGAGCTGGCCAACGCCTGGCCGCAGGGCTTCCAGAACGGCCAGCGCGACGCCTGTCCGGCGGGCACCGTGCGCCACGCCAACGGCGCCGGCTGCGCGCCGTCCGGCACGCCTTCCACGGTCTACGTCGGCCCCTACGCCGCCATCCTGCCAGGCGGCCGGGCCAGCGGCACCGCGCGCATCGAGGACCAGGCCATCATCGCCAATGGTTCGGTCACCGGCGGCACGGTGGGTGGCTTGAGCGTGGTCGGCGTGACCGGCAGTAACTGGGGCAACAACAGCTTCAATGTGTCGGGCTCGGCCCAGGTGCGCACCAGCTTCTATCCGCTGGGCTTCTTCGAGCCGAACCAGGGCGCCTCGGGCACCTTGAACCTGTACGGCGACGTCGAGTACCGGGGGGCGGGCCTGAACCTGGGCGCGGGCAACCGCTCCGGCTTCGTGGACGCCGGCTCGACCGTGGGTTCGGCCACCGACATCAACCCCAGGACCACCCTGATCTGGCGGCCCTGAATCCCGGCGCGGGCAAATACCGCTGTTGCCGCATGGAAATAAATGATATGCTTGTTGTCAATTCTTTTACAACAGGCATGTCATGAAAAAATCTTCCCAGGCACTTTTCCTCGGCGTCGCGCTGTGCTGCGCGCTGCCGTGGTCGTCCGACGCCGCCGCCCAGGCGGTGAACGTGCCGTTTCCGCCGGACAGTGCGTCCATCGTCTACAAATCGGACGGCGCCGGCATGATCGTCCAGTTCGGCACCAGCACCGAGTCCGAGTCGTGCAAGGGGCTGGAGCCGATCGGCAAGGTGTTCGCGGCCGATTTGTTGCGCCAGAAGTTGTTGGGATTCGTCTACAAGACGGTGGAGCGCAGCAACCGCCTGCTGGGCGCCTATCCGCAGATCGAGACGGTGGTCAAGGCGGACAAGCCGTTGCAGATCCGGGGCTACTCGAGCTGGAGCGATTCGACCGTCGGCTTCCGCAGCAACGGCTCGTGCGGGCCGCTGACCGCCCAATTCACGCCGCAGCCCCTGCACAAGTATCTGGTGATGTTCAATTTCGCCAACGGTACCTGCACCCAGGACGTCTACGATGTGACCGAGCCGGATCAAAAGGCGCCGGTGGAAACGACCACTATCGCCAGCTGCGAAAAACCGTGACGGCCGGCTGCGCCCGCGCACTCGGGCGCTAGCGCAGCAACCGGCTTTCCGCGCGCGCGACGGCGTCCGCCCCGCCGCGCACCACCACCACGTCGCCCGCCTCGAGCACCGTGTCCGGCCCCGCGTCGAGCTGCGCCTTGCCGCGCCGGACGGTGGTCACCTCGGCGCCCGAGCCGGCCACGTCGATCTCGCCCAGCGGGCGGCCGACGGCGGTGGCGCCGCCGTCCAGGGTGACCGAGTGCAGCCGCTCCAGGTCGGCATCCTCGCCGGCGTCGCTGACGCCACGGAAGTAGCCGCGCAGCGACGCGTAGCGTTCCTCGCGCGCGGCCTGCACCCGGTGCACCACGCGCCGCAGCGGCACGCCCAGCATCACCAGCGCGTGCGAGGCCAGCATCAGGCTGCCCTCCATCAGTTCCGGCACCACCTCGGTCGCGCCGGCCTCCTTGAGCCGGTCCAGGTCGGTGTCGTCGTGCGCGCGCACGATCACCGGCAATGTCGGCGCCAGCTCGTGCACCAGGTGCAGCACCTTGAGCGCCGACGGCGTGCTGGCGTAGGTGATCACCACCGCGCTGGCGCGGTAGATGCCGGCCGCGATCAGGCTCTCGCGCCGCGCGGCGTCGCCGTACGACACTTGCCGCCCGGCCGCCTGGGCCTCCTGCACCCGCTCGGGGTCGAGGTCGAGCGCGTGATACTCGATGTTTTCCTCGCTCAGCAGGGTCGCCAGGCTCTGGCCGCTGCGGCCGAAGCCGGCGACAATCACATGCTTGCTGGTGGACATGGTGCGGCTGGCGATCTTGGTCAGCGCCAGCGATTGCATCATCCACTCGTTGCTCGATACCTTCATGACGATCTGGTCCGACTTGGCGATGAGGAACGGCGCCACCAACATCGACAGCACCATCGACGCCAGCACCACCTGGATGATGAACGGGTCCATCAGCTTGCTGCCGCCGGCCAGGTTCAGCAGCACGAAGCCGAACTCGCCGGCCTGCGCCAGCGCCAGGCCGGTGCGGATCGAGACGCCGTCCGACGAGCCGAACAGCTTGGCCAGGCCGGCGATCAGCGCGAATTTCAGCAGTACCGGGCCGCCCAGCAACACCAGCACCAGCCACCAGTTCTCCAGCACCAGGCGAACGTTGAGCAGCATGCCGATGGTGATGAAGAACAGCCCCAGCAGCACGTCGCGGAAGGGCTTGATGTCCTCCTCCACCTGGTGCCGGTATTCGGTCTCGGAGATAAGCATGCCGGCCACGAAGGCGCCCAGCGCGAGCGACAGGCCGGCGCGCTCGGTGATCCAGGCCGCGCCCAGGGTGATCAAGAGCAGGTTGAGCATGAACAGCTCTTGCGAGCGGCGCTTGACGACGATGGTGAACCAGCCGCGCATCAGGCGGTGGCCGACGAACAGCAGCAGCGCCAGCACGATGACGGCCTTGAGGCCGGCCCAGGCCAGCGTCTCGACCAGCGCGTCGGGGCGCTGGCCCAGCGACGGGATCAGGATCAGCAGCGGCACCACGGCCAGATCCTGGAACAGCAGGATGCCGATGATCTTACGGCCGTGTTCGCTTTCGAGCTCGAGCCGCTCGGTCAGCATCTTGACCACGATGGCGGTCGACGACATGGCCAGCGCGCCGCCGAGCGCGAACGAGGCTTGCCAGCTGATCTGGACGGAGGGGGGCAGCTGGGTGGCGATCGTCCAGCCGAACAGCATGGTGGCGGCGATGGTGAACACCACCTGCGCCATGCCGAGCCCGAAGACGATGCCGCGCATGGCCATCAGTTTGGGGAGCGAGAATTCGAGGCCGATGGAGAACATCAGGAACACCACGCCGAACTCGGCCAGTCCGTGGGTGGCCTCGCTTTGTTCGGCCAGGCCCAGCGCGTGGGGACCGATCAGGATGCCGACGGCCAGGTAGCCGAGCATCGGCGGCAGGTGCATCATGCGGAAAGCGACCACGCCCAACACGGCGCTGCCGAGCAGTATCAGGGTTAATTCCAGGGGTGAAAACGTCATTTCAACATAGCCAGTAGAATAATATTTAGTTGTTCATCGCCGGGGCCGGGCGTTATGTTTTGACTGGCAAGTTTTTTGCTTTCTCAATTCGGCTATACTTGGGTATGAGTGTAACCCATGAAAAAACAATGCTGAAAGCTTTCGACGCAAAAATGGCCGGGAACGCCTTACGGCTGGCCCGTGAAACGTTGCAAAACGAGGCAGACGCCATCGCCGCCCTGAATGCCCGCCTGGGCGACGACGACAGCGTGGTGCGCGCCATCGAACTGTTGCTAAATTGCAAGGGTAGAGTAGTGGTGTCGGGCATCGGCAAGTCCGGCCACATCGGCCGCAAGATCGCCGCGACGCTGGCCTCGACCGGCACGCCGGCGCTGTTCGTGCATCCGGCCGAGGCCGCGCACGGCGACCTCGGCATGGTCACCGCCGACGACGCCTTCATCGCCATTTCGTATTCCGGCGAGAGCGCCGAACTGATGACCATCTTGCCTGTGGTGAAACGCATGGGCAGCAAGGTCATCGCGATGACCGGCAAGCCCGGCTCGAGCCTGGCCGAGATCGCCGACGTCCACCTGAACGTGGCCGTGGCCAAGGAAGCCTGCCCGATGAACCTGGCGCCGACGACGTCGACCACGGTCACCCTGGCGCTGGGCGACGCGCTGGCCGTCGCGCTGCTGGACCTGCGCGGCTTCCGCGAGGAAGATTTCGCGCGCTCCCATCCGGGCGGCGCGCTGGGCCGGCGCCTGTTGACGCACGTGCGCGACGTCATGCGCAGCGGCGACGACGTGCCGAAGGTCGGCGCCGACGTCAAACTGACGGAGGCGCTGCTGGAGATCACGCAAAAAGGCATGGGCATGACCGCCATCGTCGACGCCGACGGCAAGCCGGTCGGCGTGTTCACCGACGGCGACCTGCGCCGCATGATCGAGAAGGTCCAGGACTTCACCAAGGTGGTGATCCGCGACGTGATGCACCCGAATCCGCGCAGCATCTCGCCGGAAAAACTGGCGGTCGACGCCGTGGCCGTGATGGAGCAGTACCGCATCAACCAGATGCTGGTGACCGACGCCGATGGCAAGCTGGTCGGCGCGCTGCACATCCACGACCTGACCCGAGCAAAGGTAATCTGATGACCGAGCTGACTTATGTGGAACGCGCCGCGCGCGTCAAACTGA is part of the Oxalobacteraceae bacterium OTU3CAMAD1 genome and encodes:
- a CDS encoding MOSC N-terminal beta barrel domain-containing protein: MPILSALTLYPIKSCAGVPLQEATLTTAGLMTEQIYDREWMVVDEDGVGMTQREHPRMALITPTLKANTLELRAPGMLRLEIPLGLPDPDLAPTLSTQIWDHTILAYDCDDLTAEWFTKAIGVPCRLARFHANATRAVSETWTKGVPATTLFSDGYPILVVGESSLDDLNDKLRGAGREAIPMNRFRPNLVVGGIEAFEEDYAESFQMGDALLKPVKPCPRCPMPSIDQATGVYGPNPLDLMQGYRAKPELDGAVCFGMNSILITGDGQRVRVGQEIVVTLAF
- a CDS encoding sensor domain-containing diguanylate cyclase; the protein is MTQTATGKVTTPTDHATRANDLAAENQALRARMAYLLEQAERNHSIMTRHQAFDLNIVGAANFPELVGTIFRVLPVISELDSVTLSLVDEGADIREVMLKLDVVFADFPDLIFVEELDGLGFDLGQRGPGAPPPKPLLGMYDAQRHARPFPNAPAGLQSVALVPLLRNKRVIGSLNLGSRDPTRFTPSLGTDFIEHMASIIAICLENVISNEMLKYIGLTDSLTGVYNRRYIDRRLLEEIARARRQSYPISFMYIDIDHFKRVNDTVGHGGGDEVLREVATRIKNELRASDALARFGGEEFVVLLIDANLESAAFVAERIRSSVAGTMIALTPSLQLSVTVSIGVACLNPGDTDGDPVTVARTWIAQADTLLYVAKEAGRNRVVSVPPEPADCLPK
- a CDS encoding DUF6055 domain-containing protein; the protein is MTIRHAGAGAKPAPLYTLLQRLVLAAAFGAVVPLTTASAQVVDQGTTATAWGPATVRGPAVTPGTWRAGGPNPEQANFRLVKESTHFAFYSDETLSDADLNLAADTLENVVWQNLFNANLFMPEPFFNRADKIKPAIHIHSGWGLTGGAWVDSQRALHMGMWIAPAALRDRWGLTHEFTHGWQSWSNYNGGLACNQSNTCGWIFESHANFTPHQLPEYQSEVHCSEMLPNAPHLYLGSSRDRYCNWQFMEYLKDKHGSEAVTQIWTTPGGDPFTNIQTSRGWSVSQLNDFIGDWATHNVVWDYKATPAAFRNSYGNITSADKAERKRRLMPLEALDNNWTTNRRFASPFYGAPQRFGYNVVRLYPVNGATTVTVKFRGVNQSGSDADFRWALVATNTQFTSARRSALQKGLNADLTFAVNPGEPLFMVVAATPSAFKTIVWDQDYNTIWRYPYMIELANAWPQGFQNGQRDACPAGTVRHANGAGCAPSGTPSTVYVGPYAAILPGGRASGTARIEDQAIIANGSVTGGTVGGLSVVGVTGSNWGNNSFNVSGSAQVRTSFYPLGFFEPNQGASGTLNLYGDVEYRGAGLNLGAGNRSGFVDAGSTVGSATDINPRTTLIWRP
- a CDS encoding cation:proton antiporter; translated protein: MTFSPLELTLILLGSAVLGVVAFRMMHLPPMLGYLAVGILIGPHALGLAEQSEATHGLAEFGVVFLMFSIGLEFSLPKLMAMRGIVFGLGMAQVVFTIAATMLFGWTIATQLPPSVQISWQASFALGGALAMSSTAIVVKMLTERLELESEHGRKIIGILLFQDLAVVPLLILIPSLGQRPDALVETLAWAGLKAVIVLALLLFVGHRLMRGWFTIVVKRRSQELFMLNLLLITLGAAWITERAGLSLALGAFVAGMLISETEYRHQVEEDIKPFRDVLLGLFFITIGMLLNVRLVLENWWLVLVLLGGPVLLKFALIAGLAKLFGSSDGVSIRTGLALAQAGEFGFVLLNLAGGSKLMDPFIIQVVLASMVLSMLVAPFLIAKSDQIVMKVSSNEWMMQSLALTKIASRTMSTSKHVIVAGFGRSGQSLATLLSEENIEYHALDLDPERVQEAQAAGRQVSYGDAARRESLIAAGIYRASAVVITYASTPSALKVLHLVHELAPTLPVIVRAHDDTDLDRLKEAGATEVVPELMEGSLMLASHALVMLGVPLRRVVHRVQAAREERYASLRGYFRGVSDAGEDADLERLHSVTLDGGATAVGRPLGEIDVAGSGAEVTTVRRGKAQLDAGPDTVLEAGDVVVVRGGADAVARAESRLLR
- a CDS encoding KpsF/GutQ family sugar-phosphate isomerase, whose product is MLKAFDAKMAGNALRLARETLQNEADAIAALNARLGDDDSVVRAIELLLNCKGRVVVSGIGKSGHIGRKIAATLASTGTPALFVHPAEAAHGDLGMVTADDAFIAISYSGESAELMTILPVVKRMGSKVIAMTGKPGSSLAEIADVHLNVAVAKEACPMNLAPTTSTTVTLALGDALAVALLDLRGFREEDFARSHPGGALGRRLLTHVRDVMRSGDDVPKVGADVKLTEALLEITQKGMGMTAIVDADGKPVGVFTDGDLRRMIEKVQDFTKVVIRDVMHPNPRSISPEKLAVDAVAVMEQYRINQMLVTDADGKLVGALHIHDLTRAKVI